The window cgatttggatctttgcgggtttggtttgggtttggataactaatttaaattatttttaaagtcttaaatcattatatattttaaatttctcaaaatgtataaataaaataatatattacgtataaatttgaataacatatgtcataatacttaagcttaacatatcaattggcttgatttaaaattttggatacgaaatcaataattattttaagtatttttggtgatttgagtatactttaactatttcagatatttacttttgactatctatatatattttcaagtatttaaactaatttaaaagtatcatttttgatgttttatatacgttaaatctaaaaataattaatatatataagtatataaatctatttttagataaattcggatacccaaatacttcggttcggatcagattcggttctctaaataacaaattttgaataattagaatatttaatcaatttatgtttgggtttggtactatatctttggatcggtatcggttatgttcctcggattcatttttccaaatcctaataattacatgaaaaacaaatatcaacatatttttcaaaatatacacccgcgcgcctgcgcgggtcaaaatctagtttagtGTTATAGTTGGAGATGATAATTAGATTTCAATAccaaacatcaaatttgatgtaattattttaccaaatttttttttgatgtaatttcaacaaaaaaatttggtggtttttttttttgctaaagctaaaaaaaataaaaataaataattggtgTTTTGAAGTTATCTTTAGAGCtaaacattaaaaacaaaacgaGACAAGTGGTGGGCTACATAAAAACAAACCCTAATCACCAAGCTCTCCTTTATTCGTTTAcgatttaaaaacaaaaaaaacttatgaattATATGGTAAATCTTACTCGAAATAACATTTTCTTGATATTGATTAATTTTCATCACACCCAGAAAATAGAAATATGAAGTTCTAAACTGAGGCATgggaaaattatataaaatgaaatgtaGATGGATAGAGTCGTCCCACACTTTTGGTCCACAATGAATACCGTTGGAGGCTTCGCAGGCTTTTGTTCTGTCATTGTCTCTCTTTCTCCCTTCAAATTTCCgattttattttgttggtttgcACCAATACAAAATAAGTTGTATATAGAGCCATGCATTTAAACCGACCCATATTGTAGATGTGTCAAGGAAGGAGGAGCGGCGCATGCAAAGAGGTTTACATTTTGGGTAAGAGTGAGTACAAGCGATAGAGGATGGACTGGTGAATGTATGGGAGAGCCTGATGCCGAGTGTTAAGAAGGCTAAAGACTgctgcttctcttcttcttgagcTTCTCAGtgaaacttaaaagaaaaaaaaaacttattcttGATTTCTATAGAGTTTAAATATTGGTGGATTTGGTCACTTGTTGTATGGTGTGATGTTTAAACTTTTAACTTTGCTTTTTATATTAAGTTAACCAAGTGAGTTTTGTGTATATACAGAGACAGGCATGTTCATTTAGGATCGATTTGTCTGATTTCATCTATATTCAAATCTTTTgtagtaaattaattgatttgaaCCAGCTTCACTCCCCTGAACTGAGCTTGTAATATAAAAATGATGTGCATGGACCCAGTTAGTGAAAATATCTTAAGCCCATCGTATACCTTTGGGCACCTTCAAGTCGAGTTTAAACCATTCAAAAAAGCCTAAGAAAGTTGAAGCATTGTGGCAGAAACACCAAATACAAACACGAAGTCTTTATCAAATCTAAAACTGTGTTTATGATTTCAAAAGTATCCAAAATAGACATAAATCCATTGCTTAATGGTAAATTAACAATAACACACCAGAGACCAGAAGTGGCGGACACAAACAGAGACATCAGACACGGAGATGGAATAATACGGTACAGAAATTGACATGACAGAAGAAATGTTCAGATCAGATGGAtcttaaaaagaagaagaagaaaaaaaagtctcTTTCCATAAAAGATTGAATGAAGAAGCAAATATAATTACCTCAAAGTATGTGTTGGTTATGTTGAAGCTTCTGCTTCCAGACGAAGCCTCTTGCAGCAGACCTTTTCATCATTGTGATTGTTTGCGTTTCCAACTTGGCTCTCTTTCGCTTCCATGGAACATCTCTTGTATGGCTTAAACCCCGTCTCTCTCATTTTAAGACTCTTCCCCGGTTCTTCATCCACTGCGCTTTCTTGGTCTGCCTTACAAGAATCTTGAATCTTGTTCAAGTTATTATGAGCCAATGGCATTGACGTGTCGCTAATTTGTTTTCCATTCACATTCTCTTCCACTTGAGGAGGTGAAAAGCTTTGTGGCAACCTCTCTCTTGCAAAGAGAGCCTGAAATGCTATACGACCCTGAGACCAGAGTTTCACGTTTAGTGTTAGTTCCAAAGCAAAACTCTGCAAGTGAATGAATCATTGTTTTTACCCCTTGAGAGACTTCCTTCCATGAATCAGTAgtttggttgttgttgttgtctctgATTTTACTCCGACGGTTGCCTAACTCAATAACACTTGGCTGGTTTGCATCTgcctctttttctttctccaatGCGTCTGTTTCCACGTCACTGCCTGAAGGTGTGTTTGACCCACACGATGAGCGGTCCACTGGATTTTTCTTGTGGGAAACGTTTGAATCTTGCAAAGCAGCAACAACTTCCTCCTTGTCACCGTCAGCCTTTATCTTGGTAATTCCAGTCTCGTCTGAATCGTCGGATGATGAATCTGGAGATTTTGAAGCCATGTTTTGTTCTTGAAAGGCCGTGCTTTGTTTCTCAAGGTGATCATTTCCGACGTTGTCCATAGCTGCTGGAGTTGGAACTGGGACGGCTGGTAATGGGACTGGAGTAGGAAGAAGTCCATGAGAAGCCCACCAAGCAGTTGCGGCAGCTACTGTAGCAGCAACGATGGCAGCTATAGTTGGAGGAGAAGAGCTCATTTGCGTTGATGAGTCTCCGGCATTAGTAGTAAAGGGCCAGGCCGAAGCAGCGAATGTGGCTGCAGCATGAGCAGCAGGATTCTGTAGGAGTGTAGACATGATAAGATTGGAGAAAGTAGAAGACATGTGGAGAAACGAGCGGTAATCATGCTGGAAACGGAATGCTGGAAACGCTTGATGGGAAGTTGTAGTAGTAGCAGCAGATGGTGAAGTTGTAGTAGCTGGATGATGCCTTGCGCTGTGCagaccaccatcatcatcatcatcatcatcatcatctctgtCTTTGTTCTTCTCATGAACCACGTTGTTGTCCACATTTGAAGCCTTGCTTGTTTCATTATCGGCACTTGCCTGCTCAAAATAATCAGAATCGAACcaagtttttcttttattgctATTGAGGAACTTCAAAATACAGCATCATGTTCTTGGACTACAATCTTTATACCTTTCTTAGCGACGGATCAGAAGATTCCATGAATGTCTTTCGTTTCCCTGGAGTTACTACTTTATTTGGTAAGGGATACTTGTTCACCCCTGAGCAGTTCTCTTCTTGATTTTCTTTCCCAGTTGATATTTTCTAAACCAGAAACAAAAGCATAACAAGTCTGtcacaagaaaaagaaacaacaacaaaatgatAGAATGAAGAACATAAAAAACCTCAGGAAGGGGCACCTTTTCCAAATCCAAGAAGGCCTGCTGGTTACATTCTGAAGAAGATACAAGCTGTTTCGCTTGCGACGAAGATGGACCAGGTTTCCGAGGATAAGGAgcattgggttttcttttagGACGAGGAGGTGGAATCTCTATGTCCAGAGCTTTAATGCCTTTAGCTTCAGCCTCTTTCTCCAACTGAAGAGTCCAACCACAACTGTgagttccttttttttgttttttccaaATCGGAGATTGTAAATGCAACCCTGAGACTCTTGAGcttgatgttaaaaaaaaaaagagtcttaTACTGACCCGAATGTGTTCGTGGTGGGTAGAGGAGACACTTACTTCATGTCCTTGTCCTATACGGGCCAAGGAGGTTTTGTTTTGCTATTTGAATGGCTAAAAGTGTCCATGCAATCTCATTATTTCATGGAGTTTGGTGAATATGGGACAAAAGTGTGTCATGCAAAATGCAATGCTAGTTATGTTACTGTAGACTTGTCTCAGATAATGAatggatctctctctctctctctttgatctAATTGTAAAATATCAAAACCAATAATTTCTACAAGCTCTACTTAGCAAAATAAAACAACACACAAGTGACAGGTAAGTGATAGGCAATCTCTAAACATAGTCATTTGACTAAATTCATGGGATCTATCAATATATTGACCAACAGAACCGAACAGCTTACCTTTGTGAAGAACTTTTGTGCATGGCTTCTGATCTGAACAGCAGTCTTTGTCCCAATATGTtctgtacaaaaaaaaaaaaccaaggaAAATGAACAGAGAAGACTGATGTTCAGATCATACAGCAAGAAGCTAATAATGTATTGGGACCTTGGATACGTTGCCAAGCTCGTCCATAAAGCCTCAAGGCTTCAAGAAACCTATCATGCTCGTCCTCAGTCCATCGTTCTCGCTGCTTCGTTATTGTATATGGCTTTCTTGCCTATTCattcaacaaaaccaaatattcGTTCACGTCACACTAAACAAAGAAGAATCCCAAAAAAATATCTCAAACTAGGACAATCTTTTGCATTTTATTACCTTAGTTAACAATTCTTCACCAGGTCCATCAGATGTATTTGTATCCATAACCGGATCCTAGCTGCTTCAAATCCAAACATCAATGTTCCTCCCGCCCCACAAATTGCAAAGCCGTTGGGACTTCTAATTGAAAAGACCTCTTAAAGATTCTAGCTTAGCTGCAAAAGGAGAAAGAAACTatgagaaaatattttatcCACACTAGGACAATACTAACAAAAGAGATAGAGAATAAGAAATCAAAGTTAGAAATCTCTGAAAAGTCCACAGAGTAgcttcctttttcttttctaaaaaaaaaaatcaaacccaaACGAATCCATTGCAGCCAAAACCTTTATAGAGCATCACAAACACCCTAAAATCAGTAATGATTGCTTCCAAATTAATCTTAAGATTTGTTTGATTATTTATGCTAACAGGCACCAGTGGCGTGCGAAGAGTTTTAGGGGCCCAaggcaaattttaaaaataaatttatttacaactaaaatgaaaaccattttacaatataatatatCACTTTCACCAAATACACAAGTTTAACActgtaaaaaaataagtttatgctatattatgtcatataggaaaaaaatacatgaattcaGAAGGTTAGTTAGTCTACTATGTGAAaagggtttttaaaaaaataagtttaaatcaCTAGAttagaaactattttaaattttgggaccctaaaaagttcatattaatcgGGGGCCTAAGGCGAATGCCTTTTTCAATACACTGTAGGCACGACTCTGAGCCTAACAACAACAACTTAGAGCAGCTAGCtaatatatttactaaatttcTTCTTCAGCAACAGAACAGAGATTCTAATATTGCTAAATAGTGTAAAACACATACCCTTAGCCACTATGAAGGAACAAAGTATGCAAATCCAAAATAGAGACTAGATCATCTCACGGCAACTCGCCGGAGAAGTCATCGTTCCCGGAAAAcaataaacattatttttttttcaacagagCTAGAGCTGGAGAATAGATTGAGAAGAAGGAAGACTGTTTaaggctgaagaagaagaaaggcagAACTCAGAAGCAAATCTCAGCCACAACCATTTTTCTCTAATTTCCTTCAATTTTTTAAtgtgtttcttttttataaattatttgaggCTGAAACAGCACGAAGGGTATAAATGGAAAAAACAGAAGTCACCGGAGATCGACACGCGGTGAGATAGTAGTGGCTTCTCACTGCACTTTTCGTATCTCCCCAACTTGGCTTCTCTTTGAGCCAGAAAGTCTTCCTTTGTTTAGTTCGTCAAGGTGGGGTCCATTAAACTTACGAGGCAGCTGCGATGGTGTAAGACTCATACGTGTCGGTCAATCTGGGCTTCTAATAGAACTTTATATATAGACCCTAAACAATAGCTTTTGCTtgtgtttccaaaaaaaaaaaaaaacaatagctTTCCTTTTGcttttcgatttttatttcgGCTTTATGATACCCCTTTTCTGGGAGCCCATTCTACAGAGGCCATTTTTCTCCAATGTATATTGAGTTTATTAACATTTCGATTCAAAACTATATCTATGTAGCATTTAACTTAGTAGTAGTAGTATGTATATAAGAAACACCACCAAACATCAAACAGAAGCCAGGAGACGAGCTTTGCTTATGGTTAAGCTTTTCTTTTCAGACTTGAGCTGTTCTTTGGGTAAACTTAGGATCCTCACATCTGTAACAGCAGATATTTTTCCAATCCCAAAATGGTTATACTCAAttctaacaaaagaaaaaacaacttAAATCTTCTATAGAGCAGATCAAACCAAGTAGTAATTCGTACGACAAAATACTGGAGGTGTCAAAAAAGATAAAACCAACAAGAAAAACACTAGTAATTGCTGGCTGCTTAGTCGAACAAGCCGAAACCCAAATCTCCATCACTCTCTTCTGCTACTTCTTCCTGCAACCACAATATCACATTAAAACCCCAaagatacaaacaaaaaaatcaaactgtTTGTTTgtaccttcttcttctcctcagcGGCAGGGGCAGCTGctgcaccaccaccaccaccaccggcaGCTGGAGCAGCAGCAGAAACTGGTGCACCACCTCCCCCACCAGTACCAACGTTCATGATGAGGTCTGTGACGTTACGTTTCTCAGCCATCTTGGCGAATAGCATTGGCCAGTATGACTCACAACTAACACCAGCAGATTTGATCAAAGTAGCGATCTTGTCGGCCTAACAGCATCAAGTTAAGGATATAAGGTCAATAAAATCAAACCACAACCATAAATAAAATCAGATAAAGGTGTATTGAGCATTGAACCATGTACATATCATCTAGAATCTCCAGATAAATAAGGAAatggaatatttttttaaaagaaagaatACAAACCGTGATGGCAATACCCTCATCCTCGAGGATCATAACAGCGTAGCTGCAAGCAAGCTCTCCCACTGTCGACATTTCTTTCTCTGAAATCATTTCAATAACCGCTGATTAATCACTATTTCGGTCCGTTCAATTCGAAATTCTAACTAGTCATTTCGAAAACAACCCAAAGAAATGATcctaaaaaaaacatcaaaaagccAACAGGCCTGTAGCAAATACATGTATACACAATGATCTTCCAGGATTCATAAGATCGTAGTAAACAGAGGAGAACATCATGTACCTTAGACTGGGATCGATTATGCTTTCGCAGAGCGGCTCCGACGGAAATTTCGTTAGGGTTTGATACACGGTATCATCATCATGTGGGAAAGCCTCTAACCCAGGCAGTTACGGGCCGGTTTAATATTCCGTCGGCCCATTTTATTATTAACTGTATATTGAGTTTAtattattgagtttttcggtatatcatctatatacttaagcctaAGCCTATgatgtttaattttgttttaaaatttctaaacatattctatatttgtattaatgtatattaatttttttatcatggTATATagacattgttttaatttaaatcaattaatttagtaaaactttcaaaattggtgaactaaccactataCAATCGtcattctctagagaaactgaaacaacaaagatttcaaacctctttgaccttcatcatatgttagtgcatgatgcaactatgcattaaaacagaattgtcatatttttgattttttctcaaaaaaaatctatctgttaacccctatgaaaatattgagttttcgataaatgatctatatactgaagcctatgatctctaatgttgtttaaaatttctaaacatattctatatttgtattaatgtatattaaactctatttcatcgtacatgagaatcgttatgattttttatcaattaatttagtaaaacttcataaaactctctaaattggtgaaTGAACCACtattaaatcattaatttctagagaaacagagataacaaagattccaaacctttttgaccttcatcatacgTTGCATATGTGTATGATGCAAccatgaattaaaaaaatatcaatcatatttttgattttttctcaaaatctatgtgttaccctacgaaaatattgaggtttttggtaaatgttatatataatgtagtctataatctttagtgttatattagaatttctaaacacattctacatttgtattaatctatatattaaactctctttcatggtacatgggatcgtcttaatttttttataaattaatttagtaaaacttcataatactccttaaattggtggactaaccacatttgtattaatatatattaaactctctttcatggtacatgagatGCTGCTTGGGACTCTGTCTCGGGGAACTGTGGAATGGGATGGCACTTTCGCGATAACATGTCTTCACCAGCAGGCAGCACCTTCTCAAAACGCCGCTCAGTCTCCTCAGCCCTTGTAGCAGAGGCGTTGGCGTTAAAGGCCGCAATCACAGAAGCGGCCAACCGTGGCATTGACTCTCTTAGAGTTTTTTCTGACTCCAaaactctcatctctctctgGTCACCAAGAAGAATAACATTTGGATTCAAGGAACACTCTTCGACATTCACCATCTATCCAGTTCTTTTAGCTCTATCTGTTTTTGTTTCATCCCGCGTGTGGGAAATGCTATGGCTGATATTCTTGCTAAAGCAGCACTACGATCTCTAAATAACTCTCCGTTGGTGGATGAGTAAAACTATTGTTGGGTTTACTCCTTTAATTAATTAAGTATGTTTTTCGATCAAAAAAAAAggtggactaaccacaataaatttgctattctctagagaaacgaatataaaaaaggttccaaacctctttgacttcatcatatgttaatgcatgatgaaactatgcattaaaacaatattgtcatattttagatttttttttttaaaatttatgtgttaaaccctacgaaaatattgagtttttcggtaaattctctatatactgaagtctatgatctttagtgttgttttcaaatttcaaagcacattctacatttgtattaatgtatattaaacactctttcatgatacatgagcatcgttttaattttttaccaattaatttagtataactttataaaactccctaaattggtagatGAACCAATATACAATCGTTATtatctagagaaacggagacaacataggttccaaacctctttgacattcatcatatgttagtgcatgatgcaatcatgcattaaaacagtattataatatttttaaacttttttttttgtcaaaatctatgtgttaaactctacgaaaatattgagttttttggtaaatgttctatatactgaagcctataatcttcagtgttattttaaaatttctaaacacattctacatttgtctTAATGTATAGTAAGCTTTCTATCATGGTACATGgatatcgttttaatttttatcaattaatttagtaaaacttcataatattctctaaattggtggacaaaccattataaaatcgctattctctaaagaaacgaagacaacaaatgttccaaacctctttgactttcatcatatgttaatgcaAGATGCAATTATCCATTAAAACATTATtctcatatttttgatttttttctcaaaatctatgtgttaacccctacaaaaatattgagtttttcggtaaatgctctatatactgaagcctatgatattcattgttgtttttagatttcaaaaaatattctacatttgtattagtgtatattaaactctcattcatggtacatgggcattgttttaattttttatcaattaatttagtaaaacttcataatactccctaaattggtggactaactactataaaatcgctattctctagagaaacgaagatagcaaaggttccaaacatctctgaccttcataatatgttagtgcatgatgaaactatgcattaaaacaatattgtcatatttttgaatttttttcaaaatctatgtgttaacacccctacgaaaatattgagtttttcggtaaatgctatatatactgaagtctatgatctttagtgttgttttaaaatttctaaacacattctacatttgtattaatgtatataaaactctatttcatggtacatgtgcatcgttttaaatttttatcaattaatttagtaaaactttataatattccttaaattggtggactaaccactataaaatcactactttatagagaaacagagacaataaaagttccaaacctctttgaacttcgtcatatgttagtgcatgatgcaatcattcattaaaacaatatcgtcatatttttaaaaatatttcaaaatctatgggttaacctcTACAAAACTACTcgatataaactataaaattattgtgtttataaatgtcatatttttttaaaaaaaaaattaacgggtaaattttaaaatatatattatcacttatacaaataaatattcattttttaaaaaactaacaCCTGCGCGGATgcgcgggtcaagctctagtctaatctattaaaagagaagtacaaatTAAGACTAACCCTTAAACTTGCACAATATTTACAACCTAATgtcattaaaataattaaataaacctatttttaagtaatatttttcttttctaaaattaatgAAGTAATAATTACTCCTACTTCTATGCTTTCCATGtccttttcaaaattaataaaacatttcttaaattaaattcacaatcaattcaatataaatattttaacttatctatttcatattaatattataaacattaatgaatatcaataatatacacaaaatatttatgtaacaaTATAAGTTACATTTTGTCTCGTTCTCCCCAAAAATTCACGTTACTCTTCATTTTTTGAACAAATTCTTCATCTtaccaatataaatatattacatgcaCGATTATAATTATTTACCGACTTAccatgtatataaaataatttattagacattatcataaaattttgatccacaaaaaaaaataaaaataaaacatttgtaTAGATGCATAgatcatattctaaaaatggTGGTAATACAATGGATGGTTTAtaagacaaaataaaatttaaaaaatataaactataaattattattcttataatgttattaaataattatttaacacaggtaaaaatttaaaatatatactatcacttagacaaaataatttatttacaaaaataaaagcaaacaTCCCCAAAGTCATGGTTTAAATGTACACAAACTTAAGCccatttttaatttcttatcaGTTAcatcaaatttgtattttcattttattttcttacaaatttaaatcctAATTTGTATATGTTccaaatttgatagaagttcaacaatcattttattttcttaccaaTATTATAGCtaatatatcatttataaatagCATACTAATTCATAATTATCTATTTTCgtacttttatttaaaaaatttgttcgCTATATATCATTGACATGgatctaattatataaatgttatattttttatataatatccaATATCGGTGAtacattttattataaaattgtaaaatataaaattaaatacaaatataacatttacatttataaatatgattatatttttaaatatatcattaaatacaaacacaaattaaatatttgcaCTACGCGTGGATCATGGTCTAGTTCACACTTATTAGAGTCTTCATGTGTACATATTGTGTACCGCGATTGCGCATTCTTTTTTTCGAATCtgtaaatatcaaataaatgaaatttttttttacaaaataaagatCTTATGTTTGAGCTAtcttgacaaaaagaaaataaaaaataaaatggatGACCAAATTAAACCTACAACCAAAAGCTTATCTCAGCCACATGGTCATAAGAGACCTGAAATGTTTCTTGTGCTTCCTTGATGAGATAATGTTCCAAAGGTGGAAGATAACCGCATCCATTGCGCATCTTATTCGTTACGCGTATTTCCAACTTTTTGTAGCTATAAAGAATAGGAACTAAAGTAGTTTAGAAAGCGCAATATGTTAGTTTATTCAACGTATGCCGACTTTGTCTATACGTGTATGCAAAACAAAATATCTGttttattatgtattattttttattttcagatttGAAGTCTTTCATGTAAATAAATTATGGCACGAAAATGATCAGACACAAGACACGTATAACCCACGCTTTCACTCTCACTCGTGAAATACCTCACACGTACACAACACATTACATGTATAATCCATTCACATGGACCGACTTGATAAAATCTCGTAATGCCGTCCATCTATATATATTCCAGAAAGAGCTTCCTACTATCATACCAAGTAAAAGTAACACCGCGCGAtcgaaaccaaaaaataaagttGTAGCGAGAAAGAATCAACATGGCGAGTTTACTAGATAAAGCAAAAGATTTCGTGGCTGATAAACTCGCCGGGGTTCCTAAACCGGAGGGTTCGGTTACGGACGTCGACCTTAAAGACGTGAACCGTGACTCCGTCGAGTACTTAGCCAAAGTTTCAGTCACCAATCCTTACGGTCACGCAATTCCGATCTGCGAGATCAATTTCACTATTCACAGCGGTGGCCGGTAAAACCCATCCTTCTCGTTTGATCTTAACATTTCTTCGGTTTCCATATAGATGTTTTGATTTTTcagtttattattataaatgaattataAAGGACCCACAATAATAAACTGAAGtgtttttagtttgaaaatttatattcatatatcGCGTTTTGTATTTGTACGTTGAATAAAACTTGTTACAAAAGTAGAAGTGTTTATAGTTTGAAATACGCGTTCTATTATGTAAACGCTAAATTCGTGTAATCTAATGATCATTATGATAAAAAAACTGATAGGGAAATTGGAAAGGGGAAGATACCGGACCCTGGTTCACTGAAAGCAAAGGACATGACGGTTCTTGATGTTCCGATCGTGGTGCCGTATAGTATACTGTTCAACTTGGCTCGAGACGTTGGTGCGGACTGGGACATTGACTATTTGCTCGAAATAGGTCTCACCATTGATCTTCCTGTAGTCGGGGATTTTACTATTCCGGTTACCAGCAAGGGCGAAATCAAACTCCCTACTTTTAAAGACTACTTCTGAGTCAACTTTACGctgttaaaaacaaaacaaaaacaaatatcgTTTGTACTAGTGATCAAATATAATAACTAATAAGTGTGGTTTGcctataaaatcattaaatgTCTTTTTCAATGTATGTGTTTATTCATACAGTTAATAAATCAAagtttaaaactaataaatgaaaatttggaAGTTAATATGAATGATAAGGATGATCTTTTTCTGGTAAGAAGATCCGAGAGACAAAGCCTTGGAATCGAGAAGAGTATGTCTTGGGATGGACAGCTGAGATTGTCTTAAAGCTGTGTTGAATAGACTTGTAACAATATCTCCCATCGCAACTGAAACCTAGAAACTCTGATACCAAATCTAGTTCTAGTAATCGATATAGAAGCACACAATAATAAGAATATCTCTGTTATTAATCTCTTAAGAAAATTCACTCAAAATTTTAAGCACTCAATCACAATCAATAAAACTCACAAGTGTTGCAACAACCTTGCAACtc of the Brassica napus cultivar Da-Ae unplaced genomic scaffold, Da-Ae ScsIHWf_1243;HRSCAF=1776, whole genome shotgun sequence genome contains:
- the LOC125575639 gene encoding protein LHY-like isoform X3, with the translated sequence MDTNTSDGPGEELLTKARKPYTITKQRERWTEDEHDRFLEALRLYGRAWQRIQEHIGTKTAVQIRSHAQKFFTKKISTGKENQEENCSGVNKYPLPNKVVTPGKRKTFMESSDPSLRKASADNETSKASNVDNNVVHEKNKDRDDDDDDDDDGGLHSARHHPATTTSPSAATTTTSHQAFPAFRFQHDYRSFLHMSSTFSNLIMSTLLQNPAAHAAATFAASAWPFTTNAGDSSTQMSSSPPTIAAIVAATVAAATAWWASHGLLPTPVPLPAVPVPTPAAMDNVGNDHLEKQSTAFQEQNMASKSPDSSSDDSDETGITKIKADGDKEEVVAALQDSNVSHKKNPVDRSSCGSNTPSGSDVETDALEKEKEADANQPSVIELGNRRSKIRDNNNNQTTDSWKEVSQGGRIAFQALFARERLPQSFSPPQVEENVNGKQISDTSMPLAHNNLNKIQDSCKADQESAVDEEPGKSLKMRETGFKPYKRCSMEAKESQVGNANNHNDEKVCCKRLRLEAEAST
- the LOC125575639 gene encoding protein LHY-like isoform X1; the encoded protein is MDTNTSDGPGEELLTKARKPYTITKQRERWTEDEHDRFLEALRLYGRAWQRIQEHIGTKTAVQIRSHAQKFFTKLEKEAEAKGIKALDIEIPPPRPKRKPNAPYPRKPGPSSSQAKQLVSSSECNQQAFLDLEKVPLPEKISTGKENQEENCSGVNKYPLPNKVVTPGKRKTFMESSDPSLRKASADNETSKASNVDNNVVHEKNKDRDDDDDDDDDGGLHSARHHPATTTSPSAATTTTSHQAFPAFRFQHDYRSFLHMSSTFSNLIMSTLLQNPAAHAAATFAASAWPFTTNAGDSSTQMSSSPPTIAAIVAATVAAATAWWASHGLLPTPVPLPAVPVPTPAAMDNVGNDHLEKQSTAFQEQNMASKSPDSSSDDSDETGITKIKADGDKEEVVAALQDSNVSHKKNPVDRSSCGSNTPSGSDVETDALEKEKEADANQPSVIELGNRRSKIRDNNNNQTTDSWKEVSQGGRIAFQALFARERLPQSFSPPQVEENVNGKQISDTSMPLAHNNLNKIQDSCKADQESAVDEEPGKSLKMRETGFKPYKRCSMEAKESQVGNANNHNDEKVCCKRLRLEAEAST
- the LOC125575639 gene encoding protein LHY-like isoform X2, giving the protein MDTNTSDGPGEELLTKARKPYTITKQRERWTEDEHDRFLEALRLYGRAWQRIQEHIGTKTAVQIRSHAQKFFTKLEKEAEAKGIKALDIEIPPPRPKRKPNAPYPRKPGPSSSQAKQLVSSSECNQQAFLDLEKKISTGKENQEENCSGVNKYPLPNKVVTPGKRKTFMESSDPSLRKASADNETSKASNVDNNVVHEKNKDRDDDDDDDDDGGLHSARHHPATTTSPSAATTTTSHQAFPAFRFQHDYRSFLHMSSTFSNLIMSTLLQNPAAHAAATFAASAWPFTTNAGDSSTQMSSSPPTIAAIVAATVAAATAWWASHGLLPTPVPLPAVPVPTPAAMDNVGNDHLEKQSTAFQEQNMASKSPDSSSDDSDETGITKIKADGDKEEVVAALQDSNVSHKKNPVDRSSCGSNTPSGSDVETDALEKEKEADANQPSVIELGNRRSKIRDNNNNQTTDSWKEVSQGGRIAFQALFARERLPQSFSPPQVEENVNGKQISDTSMPLAHNNLNKIQDSCKADQESAVDEEPGKSLKMRETGFKPYKRCSMEAKESQVGNANNHNDEKVCCKRLRLEAEAST
- the LOC125596610 gene encoding 60S acidic ribosomal protein P1-1-like, with product MSTVGELACSYAVMILEDEGIAITADKIATLIKSAGVSCESYWPMLFAKMAEKRNVTDLIMNVGTGGGGGAPVSAAAPAAGGGGGGAAAAPAAEEKKKEEVAEESDGDLGFGLFD